The proteins below are encoded in one region of Shewanella putrefaciens:
- a CDS encoding ABC transporter permease subunit → MFRYLLRRLYLFLATSLVMIGVLFYSTGLFPVERSFALTGIHAPTASQLVQIEQDYRLNDNQALQFFAYLQQRLSGNLGVSVTSHQSVAEELRAVLPASFELAIMAAIIAIGLGVPLGVLASQSQHKLTQNTIMAITLTGYSVPVFWLGLYLSLWFGVDLGWLPISGQLNLLYEIKPITGFMLVDILLSESQYSMSAFKDALLHIVLPATTLAVLPFTVVVRSTRSAMMNVMNQTFIRAAEARGMHTGTIILRHALPNALIPVLKHLGLMLGAFASYAIVVEMIFSWPGVGSWLVSGIYQRDYTVIQGGILAVALLIIFLSILIEVLHTVFNPLSRKDLYAAS, encoded by the coding sequence ATGTTCAGATACCTTTTGCGGCGCCTTTATCTCTTTCTTGCGACATCCTTGGTGATGATTGGGGTGCTGTTTTACAGCACGGGATTATTTCCCGTTGAGCGAAGCTTTGCACTGACGGGCATTCATGCCCCTACGGCAAGCCAACTGGTGCAAATAGAGCAAGATTACCGATTAAATGACAATCAAGCTTTGCAATTTTTTGCGTATTTGCAACAAAGATTAAGCGGGAATTTAGGGGTATCGGTCACCTCTCACCAAAGCGTTGCCGAAGAATTACGCGCCGTCCTTCCCGCCTCATTTGAATTAGCGATTATGGCGGCAATCATTGCCATTGGCTTAGGGGTACCGCTCGGGGTTTTAGCCTCTCAAAGTCAACATAAACTCACCCAGAACACGATTATGGCCATTACTCTTACGGGCTATTCAGTGCCCGTTTTCTGGTTAGGACTTTATCTGTCACTCTGGTTTGGGGTCGACCTCGGCTGGTTACCTATTTCAGGACAGCTTAATTTGTTGTATGAAATCAAGCCAATCACAGGCTTTATGTTAGTTGATATCTTACTTTCTGAGTCACAATACAGCATGTCAGCCTTTAAAGATGCGCTGTTACATATTGTCTTACCCGCAACAACCTTAGCCGTTTTACCTTTTACCGTGGTCGTTCGCAGCACCCGTTCCGCCATGATGAATGTGATGAATCAAACCTTTATTCGCGCCGCCGAAGCCAGGGGAATGCACACTGGCACTATTATTCTGCGCCATGCCTTACCCAATGCCTTAATCCCTGTGCTTAAGCACCTAGGGTTAATGCTGGGCGCCTTTGCCAGCTATGCCATTGTGGTCGAAATGATTTTCTCTTGGCCGGGGGTCGGATCATGGTTGGTATCGGGAATTTATCAACGGGATTATACTGTTATCCAAGGGGGTATTCTGGCCGTTGCCTTGCTGATCATCTTCCTAAGTATCTTGATTGAAGTATTGCATACTGTCTTCAATCCACTGAGCAGAAAAGACCTTTATGCCGCCAGTTAA
- a CDS encoding ABC transporter substrate-binding protein produces MSVLIRRLCLTTAVCCMSWLLVACGPQRLPSGLVYCSEGNPESFNPQLVTSGTTIDATSHQIYSRLVDYDTQSGKLVPALATQWSMSEDGLSYRFVLRENVKFQNSSRFTPSRTFNADDVLFSFNRIIDPQHPYHRVSHTGYPFFQSIGFSAQVKEIKKINDHEVVFYLARKDASFLSNLATDFAVILSAEYAQQQLALGHPENVDHFAIGTGPFTLVQYAKNEYIRYRRHPDFWGEPAKIDMLVFDITPKSTVRLAKLIAGDCSVSALPKAGELPVIKQHSELTIESQPGLNVAFWAFNTQKPPLDDVRVRRALAYAVDKQNILRAVYQNTAIEATGVLPPASWAYDNNKGLNDYNPQKARDLLKEVGIKNLSIDIWAMPVARAYNPNALKTAELIQSDLANIGVKVNIVSFDWSVFSQRLSRDEYDSVLIGWNADNSDPDNFFTPLLSCSAMQSNNNRSRWCNRQFDAILDRAREVSTQAERKAIYQEAEAFLADQVPMVSLAHAKRVALTRSNVQNMQLTPFGGISFSQTSQAPLEAH; encoded by the coding sequence ATGAGTGTGCTAATTAGACGCCTGTGCCTAACAACTGCAGTTTGCTGCATGAGTTGGTTGTTGGTCGCGTGTGGCCCCCAACGACTTCCCTCTGGTTTGGTGTATTGCTCCGAAGGGAATCCCGAGTCTTTTAATCCGCAGTTGGTGACCTCTGGCACCACTATCGACGCCACCTCGCACCAAATTTATAGCCGCTTGGTCGACTACGATACTCAATCGGGCAAACTCGTTCCGGCATTGGCAACCCAATGGTCAATGTCGGAGGATGGACTAAGCTACCGGTTTGTCCTCAGGGAGAATGTCAAATTCCAAAACTCATCGCGTTTTACCCCTTCTCGCACTTTTAATGCCGACGATGTGTTATTTTCGTTTAATCGTATCATTGACCCTCAACATCCTTACCATAGGGTCTCTCATACTGGATATCCCTTTTTCCAAAGCATTGGCTTTTCAGCGCAAGTCAAAGAAATAAAAAAGATTAATGACCATGAAGTCGTTTTTTATTTAGCCCGCAAAGACGCCTCTTTTCTGTCAAATCTAGCGACCGACTTTGCGGTGATCTTATCCGCTGAATATGCCCAGCAGCAGTTAGCCCTAGGTCACCCTGAAAACGTCGATCACTTTGCCATAGGTACAGGGCCATTTACCTTAGTCCAATACGCTAAAAACGAATATATTCGCTATCGCCGTCATCCCGATTTTTGGGGCGAGCCCGCAAAAATCGATATGCTAGTATTTGATATCACCCCAAAAAGCACGGTCAGGCTGGCTAAACTTATCGCAGGGGATTGCAGCGTTTCAGCACTCCCTAAGGCGGGTGAACTACCCGTCATCAAACAACATAGCGAATTAACCATTGAATCCCAACCTGGACTCAACGTCGCATTCTGGGCCTTTAATACCCAAAAACCGCCGCTAGATGATGTCCGCGTCCGCCGCGCACTCGCCTATGCGGTCGATAAACAGAATATCCTGCGGGCTGTCTACCAAAATACCGCCATTGAGGCCACAGGGGTGCTGCCACCCGCCTCTTGGGCCTACGATAACAATAAAGGCCTGAATGATTACAACCCACAAAAAGCTCGGGATTTACTCAAAGAAGTAGGGATAAAAAATCTCAGTATCGATATTTGGGCCATGCCAGTAGCCCGAGCTTATAATCCTAATGCATTGAAAACTGCTGAGTTAATTCAATCTGATTTAGCGAATATCGGCGTAAAGGTTAACATTGTTAGTTTTGATTGGAGTGTATTTAGTCAAAGGCTCAGCCGCGATGAATATGACTCAGTGCTCATTGGCTGGAATGCCGATAACAGCGATCCCGACAATTTCTTTACTCCGTTGCTTAGCTGCTCGGCAATGCAGTCGAACAACAACCGCTCTCGCTGGTGTAACCGCCAATTTGATGCCATCTTAGATAGGGCACGAGAAGTGTCGACCCAGGCAGAACGTAAAGCCATTTACCAAGAGGCCGAGGCCTTTCTAGCAGACCAAGTGCCTATGGTGAGTTTAGCCCACGCCAAACGTGTTGCCTTAACCCGTAGCAATGTCCAAAACATGCAACTCACTCCCTTTGGTGGCATTTCCTTTTCTCAAACCAGCCAAGCTCCGCTGGAGGCTCACTGA
- the pspF gene encoding phage shock protein operon transcriptional activator produces MDNKFQQDNLIGQSNALLEVLEHVSQIAPLSKPVLIIGERGTGKELIAERLHYLSKRWDQSFIKLNCSSLSENLLESELFGHESGAFTGAKGKHEGRFERADGGTLFLDELANTSGLIQEKLLRVIEYGEFERVGGSKTVQSDVRLICAANEDLPSLADAGEFRADLLDRLAFDVITLPPLRCRPEDIMTLAEYFAVGMARQLKLQLFSGFSARAIEQLMSHDWPGNIRELKNVVERSVYRNGGENRPIDHITLDPFASPYRPKTRVKTRERQLPLVAPATVAATPQVVPTLESAAVTNNDAAMNTFNFPLDFKEQTEKYEMDLLQQALSNSQYNQKKTAELLGLSYHQLRGILKKYNLLDKA; encoded by the coding sequence GTGGATAATAAATTTCAGCAAGACAACCTTATCGGTCAATCCAACGCCCTACTCGAAGTGTTAGAACATGTGTCGCAAATTGCGCCCCTGTCTAAACCCGTACTGATTATTGGTGAACGTGGCACAGGTAAAGAGCTGATTGCCGAACGCTTACATTATCTGTCTAAGCGCTGGGATCAAAGTTTTATTAAGCTAAACTGTTCATCTTTGAGTGAAAATTTACTCGAGAGTGAATTATTTGGCCATGAGTCTGGCGCCTTTACTGGCGCCAAAGGTAAACATGAAGGCCGCTTTGAGCGCGCCGACGGCGGCACCTTATTCCTCGACGAATTAGCCAATACCTCAGGTCTCATCCAAGAAAAGCTATTACGTGTTATTGAATATGGCGAATTTGAACGGGTCGGCGGCAGTAAAACCGTGCAAAGTGATGTTCGTTTAATCTGCGCCGCCAACGAAGATCTGCCCTCGCTTGCTGACGCAGGCGAATTTCGTGCCGACTTACTCGATAGGCTTGCCTTCGATGTGATCACGCTGCCGCCGCTGCGTTGTCGTCCTGAAGACATTATGACGCTGGCGGAATACTTCGCCGTTGGCATGGCCCGCCAATTAAAGCTGCAACTCTTTAGTGGATTTAGCGCCCGCGCGATCGAGCAATTAATGAGCCACGATTGGCCGGGTAATATCCGTGAGCTGAAAAACGTGGTCGAGCGTAGCGTCTATCGCAATGGTGGTGAAAATAGACCCATCGATCATATTACCCTCGACCCCTTTGCATCACCCTATCGGCCTAAAACTCGGGTCAAGACCCGCGAGCGTCAACTGCCTTTAGTCGCGCCAGCAACGGTGGCCGCAACGCCCCAAGTAGTACCAACACTCGAATCGGCAGCGGTTACCAACAATGATGCTGCAATGAATACTTTTAATTTCCCGCTGGATTTCAAAGAGCAAACGGAGAAGTACGAGATGGACTTGCTGCAGCAGGCACTCTCAAACAGCCAATATAATCAGAAAAAGACGGCTGAGCTTTTAGGATTAAGCTATCACCAGCTGCGTGGCATCCTTAAAAAATACAATTTGCTCGATAAAGCATAA
- the pspA gene encoding phage shock protein PspA → MGIFSRFADIINSNISALLDKAEDPEKMVRLIIQEMEDTLVEVRSTSAKVLAEKKELQRRINRVLEQVQDWQDKAELALSKDREDLAKAALVEKQKATGLADTLNQELTVIDEHIARLKDEVSMLQEKLLDAKARQKTIILRTQTASSRLEVKKQLDSSKIDNAMLKFEQYERRVEGLEAQVESYDLGGKKTLADEFAALEAEDSVNAELAALKAKVKAKAPTKSKE, encoded by the coding sequence ATGGGAATTTTCTCTCGTTTCGCCGATATCATTAACTCTAATATCAGCGCATTGCTGGATAAAGCCGAAGACCCAGAAAAAATGGTTCGACTGATTATCCAAGAAATGGAAGACACACTCGTTGAAGTGCGTTCGACCTCAGCTAAAGTATTAGCTGAAAAGAAAGAGCTGCAACGTCGTATCAACCGCGTGTTAGAGCAAGTGCAAGATTGGCAAGATAAGGCTGAACTGGCACTGTCGAAAGACCGTGAAGACTTAGCGAAAGCCGCTTTAGTTGAAAAGCAAAAAGCGACTGGTTTAGCAGACACGCTGAATCAAGAATTAACTGTTATTGATGAGCACATTGCACGCTTGAAAGATGAAGTGAGCATGCTGCAGGAAAAGCTGCTCGACGCTAAAGCACGCCAAAAGACCATTATTCTGCGCACTCAAACCGCGTCATCGCGCTTAGAAGTGAAAAAGCAGTTAGATTCAAGCAAAATCGACAACGCTATGCTCAAGTTTGAACAATATGAGCGCCGTGTCGAAGGCTTAGAAGCCCAAGTTGAATCCTACGATCTTGGCGGCAAAAAGACCTTAGCCGATGAGTTTGCGGCGCTGGAAGCGGAAGACTCTGTGAATGCAGAACTGGCAGCGCTCAAAGCCAAGGTAAAAGCTAAAGCGCCAACTAAGTCAAAAGAATAA
- the pspB gene encoding envelope stress response membrane protein PspB — MDMDVLMAPIIIFMVIVAPIWLVLHYRSKRQVSQGLTEEEFSQLNDLIAKADKMAARIETLEAILDTESPEWRGKNERI, encoded by the coding sequence ATGGATATGGACGTACTGATGGCGCCGATTATTATTTTCATGGTGATAGTCGCGCCAATATGGTTAGTTCTTCATTATCGCAGTAAGCGACAAGTGAGCCAGGGACTCACTGAGGAAGAGTTTTCACAACTCAATGATTTGATTGCCAAAGCCGATAAAATGGCGGCACGCATTGAAACCTTAGAGGCCATTCTGGATACAGAATCGCCCGAATGGAGGGGGAAAAATGAGAGGATCTAA
- the pspC gene encoding envelope stress response membrane protein PspC: MRGSNGRTLYRIPQSGKIAGVCAGIAEYFAIETWLVRVLTVSIFLLGGSGVVFIIYVALWVILDIKPQKSYDRDDIEVKKKPWQSGEPAKQALSDVSRQFRNLEVRLQNLERHVTSDNFDLKRQINSL; the protein is encoded by the coding sequence ATGAGAGGATCTAATGGCCGTACTTTGTACCGCATTCCCCAGTCCGGTAAAATAGCGGGTGTATGTGCAGGGATTGCCGAGTACTTTGCGATTGAAACTTGGTTAGTGCGTGTATTGACTGTGTCTATCTTCTTACTCGGTGGCTCAGGTGTGGTGTTTATCATCTATGTTGCCCTGTGGGTGATTTTAGACATCAAGCCTCAAAAGTCGTACGATAGGGACGATATCGAGGTGAAGAAGAAGCCGTGGCAGTCGGGGGAGCCCGCAAAGCAAGCACTGAGCGACGTGAGTCGTCAATTCCGAAATTTGGAAGTCAGGCTGCAAAATTTAGAACGCCACGTCACCTCTGACAACTTTGATTTAAAAAGACAGATCAATAGTTTGTAA
- a CDS encoding YcjX family protein: MGMLDASLHKLTQKGQSLLHRTADRHLRLAVTGLSGAGKTAFITGLVNQLLNSGPVSSLTHARTNSALPLWQVSREQRLLGVKRAMQPDLEIASFDYQGAMLALTSEPATWPASTRTISELRLAIKYQPQKGLLAKFSDTATLYLDIVDYPGEWLLDLPMLRQDFVQWCRAQQVRIENLKSSPLYAQFEQSLTALDLAASADEQQLKLIADQYQLLLNDLVHVQGYYQAQPGRMLLPGEWQGAPLLAFFPLLFVSDEKFTALSQSDKHSGFHVLEKRYHEYVAKVVKPFYKNHFAGFDRQLVLVDCFSALNRGKKQFEDMGAALNAIMESFHFGQSSYLRRLFAPRIDRLLFAASKVDHVTRDQQGHVLSLLTDMLKHSQHFASFDGCKVETMAISAIKATRHGMVTTQEGEVEVVQGTGLNGKALTLFPGEVPTRLPEAHFWRDQGFNFVGFAPPNNVNVDPSQVHFDHIRLDHLLQYLLGDKLE, translated from the coding sequence ATGGGAATGCTTGATGCCTCGCTCCATAAATTGACCCAAAAGGGCCAATCCCTGTTACATCGCACTGCGGACCGGCATTTACGTTTGGCGGTGACTGGGCTTTCTGGTGCGGGAAAAACCGCGTTTATCACTGGGTTAGTCAATCAGTTACTCAACTCTGGCCCTGTATCTAGCTTAACCCATGCCCGTACTAACAGTGCTTTGCCACTTTGGCAGGTGAGCCGTGAGCAGCGTTTACTCGGGGTTAAGCGTGCCATGCAGCCGGATCTGGAAATCGCCAGTTTTGATTACCAAGGCGCCATGTTAGCGCTCACTTCCGAACCTGCGACTTGGCCTGCCTCCACCCGCACTATTTCAGAGTTACGCTTGGCGATTAAATACCAGCCGCAAAAGGGCTTGCTGGCCAAGTTTTCCGATACCGCGACCTTATATTTAGACATAGTCGATTATCCCGGCGAATGGTTACTCGATTTACCTATGCTGCGTCAAGACTTTGTCCAGTGGTGTCGTGCCCAGCAAGTTCGCATCGAGAATCTTAAAAGTTCACCCTTATATGCCCAGTTTGAGCAATCCTTAACTGCGTTGGATCTAGCCGCTAGCGCCGATGAGCAGCAATTGAAACTGATTGCCGATCAATATCAGTTATTACTCAATGATTTAGTGCACGTGCAAGGGTATTATCAGGCGCAACCCGGGCGGATGTTATTGCCGGGCGAATGGCAGGGCGCACCTTTATTGGCTTTTTTCCCCCTGTTATTTGTCAGTGATGAAAAGTTCACTGCGCTTTCGCAAAGCGACAAACACAGTGGCTTCCATGTGCTTGAAAAACGCTATCATGAATACGTCGCTAAAGTGGTTAAGCCTTTCTATAAAAACCATTTTGCCGGTTTTGACAGGCAGTTAGTACTCGTTGACTGTTTTAGTGCGTTGAATCGCGGTAAAAAGCAATTTGAGGATATGGGCGCGGCGCTCAACGCCATTATGGAAAGTTTCCATTTTGGCCAATCGAGTTATTTACGGCGTTTATTTGCCCCCCGCATCGACCGTTTATTGTTTGCCGCGAGCAAGGTTGACCATGTGACCCGTGATCAACAGGGCCATGTGCTGTCCCTGTTAACTGATATGTTGAAACACAGCCAGCATTTTGCCAGTTTCGATGGTTGTAAAGTGGAGACAATGGCGATTAGCGCCATCAAGGCGACTCGCCATGGCATGGTGACAACCCAAGAGGGCGAGGTGGAAGTCGTGCAGGGGACGGGACTCAACGGTAAAGCCCTGACCTTATTTCCCGGCGAAGTGCCTACTCGCTTACCTGAAGCGCATTTTTGGCGTGACCAAGGGTTTAACTTTGTCGGCTTTGCACCGCCAAACAATGTCAATGTCGATCCCTCTCAAGTGCACTTTGACCATATTCGTCTCGATCATCTGCTGCAGTACTTACTGGGAGATAAGTTGGAATGA
- a CDS encoding YcjF family protein → MTLKLSDNPNEQAAKTSEKPVEHCAEQSVEQKPLKKQLLFDPQVVELKPSKEELKGAKAFDPYTPVQEVATDIEELMDATLSAHPNIIDVKSVSPQLVKSRRWSWLARLAVSSLILLVVVQTGLGLRDAWLESPWLFSFYGMVLGVVSAWALAGAVSEYRKLKRLKQVADTQETGARLAQSMQMGEADSFIDNIVCHYEDSQGVQQLRRSLKDDHNDAEKVLLFEDLVLTERDELAKKVVRRYAAESAVLLAASPLAVLDMAIILWRNQRMLRDVARCYGIELGYWSRIKLIRSIIINIIYAGTSELVTDLGTQLLSVEMTGKLSARLAQGLGGGMLTARLGYQAMALCRPIVFREDQRPKLSKVHQELLIELKQFSGKLFTKEGRDALKGQFADVDVKVSRSAKDNPRE, encoded by the coding sequence ATGACGTTAAAGTTATCGGATAACCCAAATGAACAGGCTGCCAAAACATCTGAAAAGCCAGTTGAACACTGCGCGGAACAATCTGTCGAACAAAAGCCGCTGAAAAAGCAGTTGCTGTTTGATCCACAAGTCGTTGAGCTTAAACCCAGCAAAGAGGAACTCAAAGGAGCAAAAGCTTTTGATCCCTATACGCCAGTGCAAGAAGTCGCTACTGATATTGAGGAATTAATGGATGCGACATTGTCTGCCCATCCCAATATCATCGACGTTAAATCCGTATCGCCTCAACTGGTTAAATCACGCCGTTGGTCTTGGCTCGCCCGTTTAGCGGTGTCGAGTTTAATACTGCTCGTAGTCGTTCAAACGGGATTAGGACTGAGGGATGCTTGGCTTGAGAGCCCTTGGTTGTTCAGTTTTTATGGCATGGTGCTTGGGGTCGTCAGTGCGTGGGCATTGGCGGGCGCCGTCAGTGAATACCGTAAGCTTAAGCGGCTCAAACAGGTCGCCGATACCCAAGAAACGGGCGCTAGACTAGCCCAGAGCATGCAAATGGGTGAAGCAGACAGCTTTATCGATAATATCGTTTGCCACTATGAAGACAGCCAAGGTGTGCAGCAACTTCGCCGTTCATTAAAGGATGACCATAATGATGCCGAGAAAGTCTTGTTATTCGAGGACTTAGTGTTGACTGAGCGGGATGAACTGGCCAAAAAAGTGGTGCGGCGATATGCGGCCGAATCGGCAGTTTTATTAGCCGCCAGCCCGTTAGCCGTGCTCGATATGGCAATTATCCTCTGGCGTAATCAACGTATGCTGCGCGATGTGGCCCGCTGTTATGGCATAGAGCTGGGTTACTGGAGCCGAATTAAACTTATCCGCAGCATTATCATTAATATTATTTATGCGGGCACCAGTGAGTTAGTCACAGATTTAGGTACGCAGCTGTTATCCGTTGAAATGACGGGTAAATTGTCTGCTCGCTTAGCTCAAGGCTTAGGGGGCGGTATGTTAACGGCGCGCCTTGGATACCAAGCCATGGCGCTGTGTCGGCCGATTGTGTTTAGGGAAGACCAAAGGCCTAAATTGTCTAAAGTGCATCAGGAATTGTTAATTGAGCTTAAGCAGTTTTCAGGCAAGCTGTTTACTAAGGAAGGCCGAGACGCATTAAAAGGCCAGTTCGCCGATGTTGATGTCAAAGTATCTCGTTCGGCTAAAGATAATCCAAGAGAGTAG
- the megL gene encoding methionine gamma-lyase gives MQDESGKMWKAATQVIHGGHEREAFGALVTPLYQSATFVFESAKQGGERFAGNEPGYIYTRLGNPTTAELERKMAILEGAEAAAATASGMGAVSAALLANLQMGDHLVASNAVYGCTFALMTSQFARFGIEVSLVDFSSLAEIEAAIKSNTKVIFCETPVNPHLQVFDLAAIANIAKRHQLVSIVDNTFMTPLLQRPLDFGIDLVVHSATKYLNGHGDVIAGIVCGSEDQLHRVKYEILKDIGAVISPHDAWLILRGLKTLDVRLQRHCDSAQRVAEFLAQYPSVTRVYYPGLKSHQGHQFMGKQMKRAGGVIAFELAANLEQAMAFVGYLELFSIAVSLGDAESLIQHPASMTHSPYTPEARAEAGIGDNLLRISIGLEDCDDIIADLSQALGRLA, from the coding sequence ATGCAAGATGAGTCAGGCAAGATGTGGAAGGCGGCAACACAGGTTATTCATGGCGGTCACGAACGGGAGGCCTTTGGCGCCTTAGTGACGCCGCTTTATCAAAGTGCAACTTTTGTATTTGAGTCGGCTAAGCAAGGTGGTGAGCGATTTGCGGGCAATGAGCCAGGGTATATTTATACTCGCTTAGGTAATCCGACAACCGCCGAGCTTGAACGTAAAATGGCGATTTTAGAAGGGGCCGAGGCCGCCGCCGCGACCGCATCTGGTATGGGAGCGGTATCCGCCGCATTATTGGCAAACCTGCAGATGGGCGATCATTTAGTGGCGTCCAATGCCGTATACGGCTGTACTTTTGCGTTAATGACGTCCCAGTTTGCGCGCTTTGGTATTGAAGTGTCCCTAGTGGACTTTTCATCTCTGGCAGAAATAGAAGCGGCAATTAAATCCAATACTAAGGTCATTTTCTGTGAAACCCCAGTTAATCCCCATTTGCAGGTGTTTGATTTAGCGGCAATTGCGAATATTGCCAAACGTCATCAGTTGGTCAGTATTGTCGACAATACTTTTATGACGCCATTACTGCAGCGGCCGCTCGATTTTGGTATCGATTTGGTGGTCCACAGTGCGACTAAGTATTTAAATGGCCATGGTGATGTGATTGCGGGAATAGTGTGTGGCAGTGAAGATCAGCTCCATAGAGTGAAGTATGAAATCTTAAAAGATATAGGCGCTGTCATATCGCCCCACGATGCTTGGCTTATCCTACGCGGCCTTAAAACCTTAGATGTGCGTTTACAACGCCATTGCGATAGTGCCCAGCGCGTGGCGGAGTTTTTAGCACAATACCCAAGTGTTACGCGAGTGTATTACCCCGGACTTAAATCCCATCAAGGGCATCAATTTATGGGTAAGCAGATGAAACGCGCCGGTGGGGTGATCGCGTTTGAGTTGGCGGCAAATCTAGAACAAGCCATGGCCTTTGTGGGGTATTTAGAGTTATTTTCTATCGCGGTGAGCCTAGGGGACGCTGAATCCCTCATTCAACATCCGGCATCAATGACGCACTCTCCCTATACGCCAGAGGCGAGGGCAGAGGCTGGGATTGGCGATAATCTACTGCGAATTTCTATTGGTTTAGAGGATTGTGATGACATTATTGCCGACCTAAGCCAAGCCTTAGGGAGATTGGCATAA
- a CDS encoding ComEA family DNA-binding protein — protein sequence MKTTLNITAIVSAIALTALVAIPAIAADPVKEATKVQTQANMDVKDAASEAKKAMPDTAQVNINTASSEQLQMLKGIGAAKAQAIIDYRTQNGKFKAVDDLANVSGIGAKLIEQNRHLIKI from the coding sequence ATGAAAACCACACTCAATATAACGGCTATTGTGAGTGCCATTGCGCTTACTGCATTAGTAGCCATCCCTGCAATCGCAGCGGATCCCGTCAAAGAAGCCACTAAAGTACAGACTCAAGCAAACATGGATGTGAAAGATGCGGCATCGGAAGCGAAAAAAGCGATGCCTGATACCGCACAAGTCAATATCAATACCGCCTCCTCTGAACAGTTGCAAATGCTGAAGGGGATCGGCGCCGCTAAGGCCCAAGCCATCATAGATTATCGTACTCAGAATGGTAAGTTTAAGGCGGTCGATGATTTAGCGAATGTATCGGGTATAGGTGCAAAATTGATTGAACAGAATCGACATTTGATAAAGATCTGA
- a CDS encoding late competence development ComFB family protein has protein sequence MQLEIRNYYEVLLMEMLSDEGLMDELPEDYLADLCCVTLNQLPVRYIRHLVDTYFFEDYNELQELKREIQAALEKSRAFLKQNLQKRLQEETEY, from the coding sequence ATGCAACTCGAAATCCGTAATTATTACGAAGTTCTCTTAATGGAAATGTTATCCGATGAAGGACTTATGGATGAACTGCCAGAGGATTATTTAGCCGATCTCTGTTGTGTAACCCTCAACCAACTGCCCGTGCGTTATATACGCCACCTCGTCGACACTTACTTTTTTGAAGACTACAACGAGTTGCAGGAGTTGAAGCGGGAAATTCAAGCCGCATTGGAAAAATCCCGCGCCTTCCTCAAGCAGAATCTACAAAAAAGGTTGCAGGAAGAAACAGAATATTAA
- a CDS encoding histone deacetylase, translated as MAMIPLVYHASYSKLALPSHHRFPTTKYANLRQYLFDNQLATPAQFHAPIAMTAQDVMQVHQKAYVEQFIAGTLPTAALRRIGFPWSEALVERTLHSVAGTTLTASLAIEHGISLHLTGGYHHAHYDFGSGYCIFNDLIIAAKKVIAEKQLHRVLIFDCDVHQGDGSATLSHRHNGIISCSIHCKENFPSRKQSSHHDIELSKGADDKAYIETVEQTLALLIRIHQPDLILYDAGVDIHQDDDLGLLNISQEGLFRRDLTVLSMAKSANIPIAAVIGGGYSRDALQLSQRHSQLFIAANHLW; from the coding sequence TTGGCTATGATCCCATTGGTTTATCACGCCAGCTATTCCAAGCTGGCGCTTCCCTCTCACCACAGATTTCCCACCACTAAATACGCAAACCTTCGGCAATACTTATTCGATAATCAGCTTGCCACACCAGCGCAGTTTCACGCACCCATCGCGATGACGGCGCAGGATGTCATGCAAGTGCATCAAAAAGCGTATGTTGAGCAGTTTATCGCCGGCACTTTGCCAACCGCGGCGCTCAGACGAATTGGTTTTCCCTGGAGTGAAGCCTTAGTCGAGCGCACTTTACATTCAGTGGCGGGCACCACACTCACGGCCTCACTCGCTATCGAGCATGGCATTAGTCTGCATTTAACCGGTGGTTATCACCATGCACACTACGACTTTGGCAGTGGTTACTGTATTTTCAATGATTTAATCATCGCAGCCAAAAAAGTTATTGCAGAAAAGCAACTCCATAGGGTGCTCATCTTTGACTGTGATGTTCACCAAGGTGACGGTAGCGCTACCCTGAGCCATAGGCATAATGGGATCATCAGTTGCTCAATCCATTGCAAAGAAAACTTCCCTAGCCGTAAACAAAGCTCCCACCATGATATTGAGCTCTCTAAGGGCGCCGATGATAAAGCCTATATTGAAACCGTTGAACAAACGCTCGCCCTCCTTATTCGGATCCATCAGCCGGATCTCATCCTCTATGATGCAGGGGTCGATATTCATCAAGATGACGATCTCGGTTTGCTTAACATCAGCCAAGAAGGACTATTCAGACGGGATTTAACTGTATTATCAATGGCAAAATCGGCAAATATTCCAATTGCAGCTGTGATAGGCGGCGGTTATAGCAGAGACGCACTACAATTAAGCCAAAGACACAGCCAACTTTTTATTGCGGCAAACCATTTGTGGTAG